A genomic window from Silene latifolia isolate original U9 population chromosome 11, ASM4854445v1, whole genome shotgun sequence includes:
- the LOC141612570 gene encoding trypsin inhibitor 1B-like, producing MSSSLLFTALITLVLLLIVPSSTAFIADTDGDPIHNGREYYIVPVTSKSGLTYTQKNGGCPLYITSSSKTENSPGTPITIFSPARLPFIFPNLHIGLSFKGPTPCGESVMWTQTLDPSSRKAYITTGGDARMSFIITKGKKSNNLHTYELKYLSFEDDNRNNVGLFEDDGLLGLTKNPTAVSFKKAFNFLELSTS from the coding sequence ATGTCTTCTTCATTACTCTTTACAGCTTTAATCACTCTTGTCCTACTCTTGATCGTCCCATCTTCCACTGCTTTTATCGCCGATACCGATGGCGACCCGATACACAATGGCAGGGAATATTACATTGTCCCAGTAACCTCTAAGAGCGGTCTAACCTACACCCAAAAAAATGGTGGATGTCCACTATATATAACCTCGAGTAGTAAAACTGAAAATTCACCTGGTACCCCTATTACGATCTTTTCCCCTGCCAGACTACCCTTCATTTTCCCTAACCTCCACATCGGCTTAAGTTTCAAGGGCCCCACGCCATGCGGGGAGTCTGTGATGTGGACACAAACCCTGGACCCGTCGTCCCGGAAGGCGTACATCACCACCGGCGGTGATGCGCGCATGTCTTTCATCATCACTAAGGGGAAAAAATCCAATAACCTACATACCTATGAGTTAAAGTATTTGTCTTTTGAGGATGATAATAGGAATAATGTTGGATTATTTGAGGATGATGGGCTCTTAGGTCTTACTAAGAATCCTACTGCCGTGTCCTTCAAGAAAGCTTTCAATTTTCTAGAGTTATCTACTTCTTAA